In a genomic window of Phycisphaerales bacterium:
- a CDS encoding 3-hydroxyacyl-CoA dehydrogenase NAD-binding domain-containing protein — MAAHDSPKGPLTAFGARTERVFHLLRSSPTQEQSMEPRTLAVIGAGQMGGGIAQVAAAAGMNVIVFDAYPGACDKCKGVHKKSMSKFVEKGKMTQSDMDAAIARIDFVDNLDAIARADWVVEAIVEDAAVKADLFKKLAAMFPREDVVLATNTSSISITQIATSAGPAAPRVVGMHFFNPVPLMQLVEVIPGLQTSPAVVERTVALATKLGKTPLKASDRAGFISNRVLMPMINEAFYAWMEGVAEPEAIDGIMKLGCNFPMGPLQLADFIGLDTCVNIMNVLADGLNNDRYRACPLLKQLVTAGRLGNKSGRGVYDYAGKR; from the coding sequence GTGGCAGCTCACGACAGCCCCAAAGGCCCACTCACTGCGTTCGGGGCTCGTACCGAACGTGTTTTTCACCTCCTACGCTCTTCGCCCACACAGGAGCAGAGCATGGAACCCAGGACGCTGGCGGTGATCGGGGCGGGGCAGATGGGCGGCGGGATCGCGCAGGTCGCGGCCGCGGCGGGCATGAACGTCATCGTGTTCGACGCCTACCCCGGCGCGTGCGACAAGTGCAAGGGCGTGCACAAGAAGTCCATGAGCAAGTTTGTCGAGAAGGGCAAGATGACGCAGTCCGACATGGACGCCGCGATCGCCCGCATCGACTTCGTTGACAACCTTGACGCCATCGCCAGGGCCGACTGGGTGGTCGAGGCCATCGTGGAGGACGCCGCGGTCAAGGCCGATCTCTTCAAGAAGCTCGCGGCCATGTTCCCCCGCGAGGACGTGGTGCTCGCGACCAACACAAGCTCGATCAGCATCACGCAGATCGCCACCAGCGCCGGCCCCGCCGCCCCGCGCGTGGTGGGCATGCACTTCTTCAACCCCGTGCCGCTGATGCAGCTGGTGGAGGTGATCCCCGGCCTGCAGACAAGCCCCGCGGTGGTGGAGCGCACGGTGGCACTGGCGACAAAGCTGGGCAAGACGCCGCTCAAGGCGAGCGACCGCGCCGGCTTCATCAGCAACCGCGTGCTGATGCCGATGATCAACGAGGCGTTCTACGCGTGGATGGAGGGCGTCGCCGAGCCCGAGGCCATCGACGGCATCATGAAGCTCGGCTGCAACTTCCCCATGGGCCCGCTGCAGCTGGCCGACTTCATCGGCCTGGACACCTGCGTCAACATCATGAACGTGCTCGCCGACGGCCTCAACAACGACCGCTACCGCGCCTGCCCGCTGCTCAAGCAGCTGGTCACGGCGGGGCGCCTGGGCAACAAGAGCGGGCGCGGGGTGTACGACTACGCGGGGAAGAGGTAA
- a CDS encoding transposase, producing MPRNVYWELFYHFVWHTKNNLPLITPPVQEVAYKFLIHRALSVQGAIVHAIGGIEDHVHMAVSLPPTVQLAEWVGDLKGACSHAVNHGPCGPGSLAWQTGYGDVSFGKRDLPWVLEYIRNQREHHGRGTAVDRLERITELEVEPEGLQQAGR from the coding sequence ATGCCACGCAACGTGTACTGGGAACTCTTCTACCACTTCGTCTGGCACACGAAAAACAACCTGCCTCTCATCACACCGCCGGTACAAGAGGTCGCGTACAAGTTCCTCATCCACCGCGCCCTCTCCGTCCAGGGCGCCATCGTTCACGCGATCGGCGGCATCGAGGACCACGTGCACATGGCCGTGTCGCTGCCGCCCACCGTTCAACTGGCGGAATGGGTGGGCGACCTCAAGGGTGCCTGCTCGCACGCCGTGAACCACGGCCCCTGCGGCCCGGGTTCACTGGCGTGGCAGACGGGGTACGGCGACGTGTCGTTCGGCAAGCGTGACCTGCCATGGGTGCTTGAGTACATCCGCAATCAGCGCGAGCATCATGGAAGAGGGACTGCCGTCGATCGATTGGAGCGGATCACCGAGCTAGAGGTGGAGCCTGAAGGCCTCCAGCAGGCAGGCCGTTGA
- a CDS encoding VIT domain-containing protein produces MKNRKHLRMIITAGVALAVTGTSLFMAACNSVGAAHAGKSESRTSVAQGPSGHAEAHTYTDLRLMVRGSQPVSPPNILDYPSDWPKATYSRGVVGESGVGFDPTVNADGDMDVRSLGRAEALPLETKPKVDTALRGNDITRAEKNTELLIIERQRAAERAQNDAIGCGGLITTIDEKQVTVPLKHTDVKGAVAGYISAVTVTQQFHNPYSSKIEAVYVFPLPENAVVSEFLMTIGDRQIRGIIREREQAERIYHQARAQGYTASLLTQERPNIFTQKVANIEPGKAIDINVTYYSTLTYSDGGFEFTFPMVVGPRFNPPTAPGGAGFQPAQQSGIGAVARGDHGASGQPTEVQYLRPTERSGHDIALSLDIDAGVSIEAIESRTHKVDVKRNSESRATVTLTKSDSIPNRDFVLRWQVAGESIKSALLAHSPDARDNNGGYFTMMLVPPKDLASVPRNPVELVFVLDRSGSMDGVPMQQAQTAISRGLSRLQPGDTFQIIDFSNDVSALGAAPIEATDANIGKGQQYLASLDANGGTYMMKGLRAALEFPHDPKRLRFVAFCTDGYIGNEAEILGELHRKLGASRVFSFGVGSCNRYLMDSMARMGSGLATYLSLRDDASTIMDTFFDRISHAPMRDLTVNWSGANVSEVYPSRIPDLFVGRPVILTGRYKGEMPSTIRVAGRVGNEQRTIDVHTARAEVPHASRALSQVWARAKLTEIADQSAWDVNNPELSQAARKVALDYSLMSAYTAFVAVDTAQRTAGDFGTTVHVPVPVPEGVRYETTVQESR; encoded by the coding sequence GTGAAGAACCGCAAGCACCTCAGAATGATCATCACAGCCGGCGTTGCGCTCGCGGTGACCGGCACGTCGCTGTTCATGGCGGCGTGCAACTCGGTGGGGGCTGCGCACGCCGGAAAGAGCGAGAGCAGGACAAGTGTGGCGCAGGGCCCCAGTGGTCACGCGGAGGCGCACACCTACACCGATCTGCGCCTCATGGTCAGAGGATCCCAGCCCGTCAGCCCGCCGAACATCCTCGATTACCCGAGCGATTGGCCCAAAGCGACCTACAGCCGGGGCGTGGTCGGTGAGTCTGGCGTCGGGTTCGATCCGACTGTCAATGCCGATGGCGACATGGACGTCCGAAGCCTCGGTCGCGCGGAGGCGCTCCCCCTCGAGACAAAGCCCAAGGTCGACACCGCGCTGCGCGGCAACGACATCACCCGCGCCGAGAAGAACACCGAGTTGCTCATCATCGAGCGCCAACGCGCCGCCGAGCGGGCCCAGAACGACGCCATCGGCTGCGGCGGGCTGATCACCACCATCGACGAGAAGCAGGTCACCGTCCCGCTCAAGCACACGGACGTGAAGGGCGCGGTCGCGGGCTACATCTCCGCCGTCACTGTCACGCAGCAGTTCCACAACCCGTACAGCAGCAAGATCGAGGCGGTGTATGTGTTTCCGCTGCCGGAGAACGCCGTGGTCAGCGAGTTCCTGATGACCATTGGGGACCGGCAGATCCGCGGCATCATTCGCGAACGGGAGCAGGCGGAGAGGATCTACCACCAGGCCCGCGCCCAGGGCTACACCGCCAGCCTGCTCACGCAGGAGCGGCCCAACATCTTCACGCAGAAGGTCGCGAACATCGAGCCGGGCAAGGCGATCGACATCAACGTCACGTACTACTCCACGCTTACCTACAGCGACGGCGGCTTCGAGTTCACCTTCCCGATGGTCGTCGGACCGCGCTTCAACCCGCCCACCGCACCCGGGGGGGCGGGCTTTCAGCCCGCTCAGCAATCCGGTATCGGCGCTGTCGCCCGCGGCGACCACGGCGCCTCAGGCCAGCCAACCGAGGTCCAGTACCTCCGCCCCACCGAGCGCAGCGGGCACGATATCGCCCTTTCCCTCGACATCGACGCCGGCGTGAGCATCGAGGCGATCGAGTCGCGCACGCACAAGGTCGACGTGAAGCGCAACAGCGAGAGCCGCGCCACCGTGACGCTCACCAAGTCCGACTCCATCCCCAACCGCGACTTCGTGCTGCGGTGGCAGGTCGCGGGTGAGAGCATCAAGTCCGCTCTGCTCGCGCACTCGCCGGACGCCCGCGACAACAACGGCGGCTACTTCACCATGATGCTCGTTCCGCCCAAGGACCTCGCCAGCGTTCCCCGCAACCCTGTCGAGCTCGTCTTCGTGCTCGACCGCTCCGGCAGCATGGACGGCGTGCCGATGCAGCAGGCCCAGACCGCCATCTCCCGCGGCCTGTCCCGCCTCCAGCCCGGCGATACCTTCCAGATCATCGACTTCAGCAACGACGTCAGCGCCCTCGGGGCCGCGCCGATCGAGGCCACCGACGCCAACATCGGCAAGGGCCAGCAGTACCTCGCGAGCCTGGACGCCAACGGCGGCACCTACATGATGAAGGGTCTCCGCGCCGCCCTTGAGTTCCCCCACGACCCCAAGCGCCTCCGCTTCGTCGCCTTCTGCACCGACGGCTACATCGGAAACGAGGCGGAGATCCTGGGCGAGCTGCACAGGAAGCTGGGCGCCAGCCGCGTGTTCAGCTTCGGCGTGGGCTCGTGCAACCGCTACCTGATGGACAGCATGGCCCGCATGGGCAGCGGCCTGGCGACGTACCTCTCACTGCGCGACGACGCCAGCACCATCATGGACACCTTCTTCGACCGCATCAGCCACGCCCCGATGCGCGACCTCACCGTCAACTGGTCGGGCGCGAACGTCAGCGAGGTGTACCCCAGCCGCATCCCCGACCTCTTCGTCGGCCGTCCTGTGATCCTCACCGGCCGCTACAAGGGCGAAATGCCCTCCACCATCCGCGTTGCCGGACGCGTGGGCAACGAGCAGCGCACCATCGACGTGCACACGGCCCGCGCCGAAGTGCCGCACGCCAGCAGGGCCCTCTCGCAGGTGTGGGCCCGCGCCAAGCTCACCGAGATCGCCGACCAGTCCGCCTGGGACGTGAACAACCCCGAACTCTCGCAGGCCGCCCGCAAGGTCGCCCTCGATTACTCTCTGATGTCCGCGTACACGGCCTTCGTGGCCGTGGACACCGCACAGCGCACCGCCGGCGACTTCGGGACCACCGTGCACGTGCCGGTGCCCGTGCCCGAGGGCGTGCGCTACGAAACGACCGTGCAGGAATCCAGGTAA
- a CDS encoding dockerin type I domain-containing protein — translation MNPHDPNPQIPPRLERQLRDAYRSLDFPGTDAAFDRDMLAMAAKVGVAAGNRRKHAHRRFRRNLLTGLAAALAAGTITAWFAWPSSKPAPANAVASANPRDLNADGRIDMLDALLLAERVDGGQLAKQDVQQLDLNADDRVDSRDVKMLAADAVSLQRGTL, via the coding sequence GTGAACCCCCACGACCCCAACCCTCAGATCCCGCCCCGTCTCGAGCGGCAGCTCCGGGATGCTTACCGCTCCCTCGACTTTCCCGGCACCGACGCGGCCTTTGACCGCGACATGCTCGCTATGGCCGCCAAGGTCGGCGTGGCCGCGGGCAACCGCCGCAAGCACGCCCATCGCCGCTTCCGCCGCAACCTGCTCACCGGCCTGGCCGCGGCCCTCGCCGCCGGGACCATCACCGCGTGGTTCGCGTGGCCGAGCTCGAAGCCGGCGCCGGCCAACGCCGTGGCTTCGGCCAACCCGCGGGACCTCAACGCCGACGGCCGCATCGACATGCTCGACGCCCTCCTCCTCGCCGAGCGTGTCGATGGCGGCCAGCTCGCGAAGCAGGACGTCCAGCAGCTCGACCTCAACGCGGATGACCGCGTGGACTCCCGCGACGTGAAGATGCTCGCGGCGGACGCTGTCAGCCTGCAGCGGGGGACGCTGTGA